One part of the Rutidosis leptorrhynchoides isolate AG116_Rl617_1_P2 chromosome 1, CSIRO_AGI_Rlap_v1, whole genome shotgun sequence genome encodes these proteins:
- the LOC139886474 gene encoding uncharacterized protein, which translates to MDDEFEIAIAEKFNESSEEGMRDDTVGQEKEIGINGLNKTNIKEVDGYESPLNGDEVEAMQRPPTSPSCAQGHQDSALSFYSTTKSENSLHASNTNKSCYICSWGNSSAVKER; encoded by the exons atggatgatgaatttgAGATCGCGATAGCTGAAAAATTCAACGAGAGCAGCGAAGAAGGAATGAGAGATGATACCGTTGGCCAAGAGAAGGAGATCGGGATAAATGGGTTGAATAAAACGAACATCAAGGAAGTGGATGGGTATGAAAGTCCCCTTAATGGTGATGAAGTGGAAG CTATGCAAAGGCCTCCGACGTCACCTTCATGTGCACAAGGTCACCAAGACAGCGCTCTCTCATTTTACAGTACCACTAAGTCGGAAAATTCATTACACGCGTCGAATACAAACAAGTCTTGCTACATTTGTAGTTGGGGAAATTCTTCAGCTGTGAAGGAGCGTTGA